From a region of the Desulfuromonas sp. KJ2020 genome:
- a CDS encoding PstS family phosphate ABC transporter substrate-binding protein produces the protein MKKNVWKKLVLAAAVAAAAMVFAGGSAVAAQIKVDPALPVYTKTQGVSGNLNSIGSDTLNNLMTYWAEGFRKQYPNVNIQIEGKGSSTAPPALIEGTAQIGPMSRKMKTSEIEAFESKYGFKPLQIGVALDSLGVFVNKDNPIQELSLQQIDAIFSKNRKGGYPQDIVTWSQVGVTGSLANMPISLYGRNSASGTYGYFKDHALFKGDYKDIVKEQPGSASVVLSVTEDKSGIGYSGIGYLTSGVKAIALSEKGGPAYEPTYENVLSGKYPLGRMLYLYVAKKPNEPLPKMLEEFIKFVLSKEGQEVVVKDGYLPLPAKAAQQQLDLLK, from the coding sequence ATGAAAAAAAATGTTTGGAAGAAGCTGGTTCTTGCCGCTGCCGTAGCGGCCGCAGCCATGGTTTTTGCCGGTGGGTCCGCTGTCGCTGCCCAAATCAAAGTCGACCCTGCCCTGCCGGTGTACACCAAGACTCAAGGGGTAAGCGGCAACCTCAACAGCATCGGTTCCGATACCCTGAACAATCTCATGACCTACTGGGCCGAAGGGTTCCGCAAGCAGTACCCCAACGTCAATATCCAGATTGAAGGCAAGGGTTCCAGCACCGCGCCCCCCGCCCTTATCGAAGGAACCGCTCAGATCGGCCCCATGTCCCGCAAGATGAAGACCTCGGAGATCGAGGCTTTTGAGAGCAAGTATGGCTTCAAGCCGTTGCAGATCGGCGTGGCTCTCGACTCCCTGGGCGTCTTCGTCAACAAGGACAACCCCATCCAGGAACTCTCCTTGCAGCAGATCGATGCCATTTTTTCCAAGAACCGCAAAGGAGGCTACCCGCAGGATATCGTGACCTGGAGCCAGGTGGGTGTAACCGGTTCCCTGGCCAATATGCCTATCAGCCTCTATGGACGTAACTCGGCTTCCGGTACTTACGGGTATTTCAAAGATCACGCTCTCTTTAAGGGTGACTACAAGGATATCGTTAAGGAGCAGCCCGGCAGCGCCTCCGTTGTCCTGTCGGTGACGGAAGACAAGTCCGGTATCGGCTACTCGGGCATCGGTTACCTGACCTCGGGGGTCAAGGCCATCGCCCTGTCGGAAAAAGGTGGCCCGGCCTACGAGCCTACCTATGAAAATGTCCTCAGCGGCAAATACCCCCTGGGACGCATGCTCTACCTCTACGTTGCCAAAAAGCCCAATGAGCCGCTGCCCAAGATGCTTGAAGAGTTCATCAAGTTTGTGCTGTCCAAGGAAGGACAGGAGGTCGTGGTCAAGGACGGCTATCTCCCGCTGCCCGCCAAAGCCGCCCAGCAACAGCTCGACCTGCTCAAATAA
- a CDS encoding DMT family transporter: MMNGIGMKREGIEWLPLVSLVAAMLLWASSFVALKLAFRSYDPMVVIFGRMFLASLFFLPFIPSFRRIRFRRGDLKYLVLMALCEPCLYFVFEARAMENTTASQAGMITAMMPLLVAVLAWFFLREQISRLTLAGFLLAIVGAGWLSLSSPGDAYAPNPLLGNFYEFLAMICAAGYTVALRHLSAGYPPLFMAAFQAFAGSLFFFPFLLLPQTVLPSEFLLVPALAIAYLGIFVTLVAYTCYNIGVKHIPASQAAVFVNLIPVFSVLMAMLFLGERLNLQQLAASALVLAGVLISRHGGRQASRQTAEPAATALTEESALSQTGP, translated from the coding sequence ATGATGAATGGGATCGGTATGAAGAGAGAAGGGATCGAGTGGCTGCCGCTGGTCAGTCTGGTGGCGGCCATGCTGCTGTGGGCCAGTTCCTTTGTGGCCCTCAAGCTGGCCTTTAGAAGCTACGACCCCATGGTCGTCATTTTCGGCCGCATGTTTCTGGCCAGCCTCTTTTTTCTGCCCTTTATTCCCAGCTTCCGCCGCATCCGCTTCCGCCGGGGGGATCTGAAGTATCTGGTCCTTATGGCCCTGTGCGAGCCTTGCCTCTACTTTGTCTTCGAGGCCAGGGCCATGGAGAACACCACGGCGTCGCAGGCGGGGATGATTACCGCCATGATGCCGCTTTTAGTAGCTGTGCTCGCCTGGTTTTTTCTGCGCGAGCAAATCAGCCGCCTGACCCTGGCAGGATTTCTGCTGGCCATCGTCGGCGCCGGCTGGCTGAGCCTGTCCAGCCCCGGCGACGCCTATGCGCCCAATCCGCTGCTCGGCAATTTCTATGAATTTCTGGCCATGATCTGCGCCGCCGGTTACACGGTGGCCCTGCGCCACCTGAGCGCCGGCTATCCGCCCCTGTTCATGGCGGCCTTCCAGGCCTTCGCCGGCAGCCTTTTTTTCTTCCCTTTCCTGCTGCTGCCACAAACAGTTCTCCCCAGCGAATTTCTGCTGGTACCGGCTCTGGCCATCGCCTACCTGGGCATCTTCGTCACCCTGGTGGCCTATACCTGCTACAACATCGGCGTCAAACACATCCCCGCCAGCCAGGCCGCGGTCTTTGTCAATCTCATCCCAGTCTTCAGCGTACTCATGGCTATGCTCTTTCTGGGCGAACGCCTGAATCTTCAGCAGCTGGCCGCCTCGGCCCTGGTCCTGGCCGGCGTCCTCATCAGCCGTCACGGCGGCCGCCAGGCATCCCGCCAGACCGCCGAGCCGGCAGCAACCGCTTTGACCGAGGAGAGCGCCCTCAGTCAAACTGGGCCCTGA
- a CDS encoding YceH family protein: MEQMIVDAVEARVLGCLLEKEMATPEYYPLSLNALTNACNQKSNREPVMVLEETEVVRALERLRHGGLAMQSGEGGRVPKYRHTLAEKLHLEPEELAVLCVLLVRGPQTVGEVRGRSERLYAFDELAQVEEVLQGLEQRQPPLVIRLPRQPGRKESRYAQLFGGPPPEESTGSEAPAEAATLRVRAEEERMARLEDELAALREEVETLRREMAAFRAQFD; this comes from the coding sequence ATGGAACAGATGATAGTGGATGCCGTGGAGGCCCGGGTGCTCGGCTGTCTCCTGGAAAAAGAGATGGCAACGCCGGAATACTATCCTCTCAGCCTCAATGCCCTGACCAACGCCTGCAACCAGAAATCCAACCGCGAGCCGGTGATGGTTCTGGAGGAGACGGAGGTGGTGCGGGCGCTGGAGCGCCTTCGCCACGGCGGGTTGGCCATGCAGAGCGGTGAAGGGGGAAGGGTTCCCAAATACCGGCACACACTGGCCGAGAAGCTTCATCTCGAGCCCGAGGAACTGGCTGTGCTCTGCGTACTGCTGGTGCGTGGACCACAGACTGTGGGGGAAGTGAGGGGGCGCAGCGAGCGGCTGTATGCCTTCGACGAGCTGGCCCAGGTGGAGGAGGTGCTGCAGGGGCTCGAACAGCGGCAGCCGCCCCTGGTGATCCGTCTCCCCCGTCAGCCGGGGCGTAAAGAGTCCCGCTACGCCCAACTCTTCGGCGGGCCGCCGCCGGAGGAATCGACCGGGTCCGAAGCTCCGGCCGAAGCGGCCACCCTGCGGGTGCGGGCCGAAGAGGAGCGTATGGCCCGTCTTGAGGACGAACTGGCCGCCCTGCGTGAGGAGGTGGAGACTCTCCGGCGGGAGATGGCCGCCTTCAGGGCCCAGTTTGACTGA
- the truC gene encoding tRNA pseudouridine(65) synthase TruC, whose amino-acid sequence MAVFPSGHKMLDILYADDHLVAINKPAGLLVHRSPIDRRETRFALQLLRDQLGRPVYPAHRLDKPTSGVLLFALSPEVARALGESFAHGAVEKTYLAVLRGVCPETGIIDYPLLEEPDRLAVYPAQSDKPAQEAVTSFRRLAQVELPVAVGRYPSSRYSLVEARPHTGRRHQLRRHFKHLFHPIIGDTKYGEGRHNRFFREHFGCHRLLLAATRLAFPHPLDGRQLVIEAPLDPAMTAVLERLGWSDCLP is encoded by the coding sequence ATGGCGGTCTTTCCCAGCGGCCATAAAATGCTCGATATCCTCTACGCCGACGACCACCTGGTCGCCATCAACAAACCGGCGGGGCTGCTGGTGCATCGCAGCCCCATCGATCGGCGTGAAACCCGTTTTGCCCTGCAGTTGCTGCGCGACCAGCTGGGCCGACCGGTTTACCCGGCCCATCGTCTGGACAAGCCGACTTCCGGCGTGCTGCTCTTCGCGCTCTCTCCCGAGGTGGCCCGCGCCCTGGGGGAGTCTTTTGCTCACGGCGCGGTGGAAAAGACCTACCTGGCCGTACTGCGCGGCGTCTGCCCGGAGACCGGGATCATCGACTATCCCCTGCTCGAAGAGCCCGACCGCCTCGCTGTCTATCCGGCCCAGTCGGACAAGCCAGCCCAGGAGGCGGTGACCTCCTTCCGCCGCCTGGCGCAGGTCGAACTCCCCGTCGCCGTCGGGCGCTACCCCAGCAGCCGTTACAGCCTGGTGGAGGCCCGTCCCCACACCGGGCGCCGTCATCAGCTGCGTCGCCACTTCAAACATCTCTTCCACCCCATTATCGGGGATACCAAATACGGGGAAGGGCGCCACAACCGCTTTTTTCGGGAGCACTTCGGCTGCCATCGCCTGCTGCTGGCCGCCACCCGCCTGGCTTTTCCCCATCCCCTGGACGGTCGGCAGCTGGTCATCGAGGCTCCGCTCGACCCGGCCATGACCGCTGTGCTGGAACGGCTGGGGTGGTCGGACTGTCTCCCCTGA
- the acnA gene encoding aconitate hydratase AcnA, protein MHVQRTDTLKTKTTLTVDGRRYDYFSLPAAERAGLGDLSRLPFSLKILLENLLRFEDGQSVTVADIEALGAWLKERSSSREIAFRPARVLMQDFTGVPAVVDLAALRDAMARAGGDPEKINPRVPVDLIIDHSVTVDRYGSKDAFAANVAAEMARNHERYALLRWGQKAFANFRVVPPGTGICHQVNLEYLGQTVWSAEENDRTLAYPDTLVGTDSHTPMINGLGILGWGVGGIEAEAAMLGQPISMLIPEVVGFRLHGSLAAGVTATDLVLTVTQMLREFGVVGKFVEFFGPGLDHLPIADRATIANMSPEYGATCGFFPVDRQTLDYLRFTGRDGQTLALVEAYAKAQGLWRDEKTPAPLFTDVVELDLGQVVPSLAGPKRPQDRVALPELPGAMDTLLADAGQEKSAEVKGAGYRLLDGDLVIAAITSCTNTSNPAVMMAAGLLAQKALEKGLSSKPWVKTSLAPGSKVVSDYLAAADLQKPLDALGFQLVGYGCTTCIGNSGPLDEPIAAAVREQDLTVCAVLSGNRNFEGRIHPQVKASWLASPPLVVAYALAGTMRIDLSKEPLGEDRDGQPVYLGDIWPTAAEVARAVEKVTAEMFHQEYADVFRGEESWRTLPVPEGKTFAWDPDSTYVKEPPFFLDVEQEHGEAAFAGARILALLGDTITTDHISPAGSIRADSPAGEYLQQHGVKAADFNSYGSRRGNHEVMMRGTFANIRLRNEMVPQREGGYTRHIPSGEEMSLYDAAMRYGEEGTPLVIIAGAEYGTGSSRDWAAKGSRLLGIRAIIAESFERIHRSNLVGMGVLPLQFEPGVTRVTLGLDGSEQVDLLPPAGDLRPGMTLQLVIRRQDGGQQEVAVRCRIDTADEIAYFHSGGILHHVLRRLLKTS, encoded by the coding sequence ATGCATGTCCAGCGCACAGATACGCTCAAGACGAAAACCACCCTGACCGTCGACGGTCGCCGTTACGATTATTTCAGCCTCCCCGCCGCCGAACGGGCGGGGCTTGGCGATCTCAGCCGCCTGCCCTTCTCACTCAAAATATTGCTGGAAAATCTGCTGCGCTTTGAGGACGGCCAGAGCGTGACCGTCGCCGACATCGAAGCCCTGGGCGCCTGGCTCAAGGAGCGCTCCTCCTCCCGGGAAATCGCCTTTCGCCCGGCCCGGGTGCTGATGCAGGACTTTACCGGGGTTCCCGCCGTGGTCGACCTGGCCGCTCTGCGCGACGCCATGGCCCGGGCCGGGGGCGACCCGGAAAAGATCAACCCCCGCGTGCCGGTGGATCTGATCATCGACCATTCGGTGACGGTGGATCGCTACGGCTCGAAAGACGCTTTTGCCGCCAATGTCGCCGCCGAAATGGCGCGCAACCACGAACGCTACGCGTTGCTGCGCTGGGGACAGAAGGCCTTTGCCAATTTCCGCGTGGTGCCGCCGGGCACCGGCATCTGTCACCAGGTGAATCTGGAGTATCTGGGACAAACGGTGTGGAGCGCCGAGGAGAACGACCGCACCCTGGCCTATCCCGACACTCTTGTCGGCACGGACAGCCATACCCCCATGATCAACGGTCTCGGCATTTTGGGCTGGGGGGTCGGCGGCATCGAAGCCGAGGCGGCCATGCTCGGCCAGCCCATCTCCATGCTCATCCCCGAGGTGGTCGGCTTTCGCCTGCACGGCTCCCTGGCGGCAGGGGTGACGGCCACCGACCTGGTGCTCACCGTCACCCAGATGCTGCGGGAGTTCGGCGTCGTCGGCAAATTCGTCGAGTTTTTCGGGCCCGGTCTCGATCATCTCCCCATCGCCGACCGGGCCACCATCGCCAACATGTCTCCCGAGTATGGCGCCACCTGCGGGTTCTTCCCGGTGGATCGGCAGACTTTGGACTATCTGCGCTTCACCGGGCGTGACGGCCAGACCCTGGCCCTGGTGGAAGCCTACGCCAAGGCGCAGGGGCTATGGCGGGACGAAAAGACGCCGGCCCCTCTCTTTACCGACGTGGTGGAGCTGGACTTGGGTCAGGTGGTGCCGAGCCTGGCCGGTCCCAAGCGTCCGCAGGATCGGGTGGCGCTCCCGGAACTGCCCGGCGCCATGGATACGCTGCTGGCAGACGCGGGCCAGGAAAAATCCGCCGAGGTCAAAGGGGCAGGTTACCGCCTCCTGGACGGCGACCTGGTCATCGCCGCCATCACCTCCTGCACTAACACCTCGAACCCGGCCGTCATGATGGCCGCCGGTTTGTTGGCCCAGAAAGCTTTGGAAAAGGGACTGTCCAGTAAACCCTGGGTGAAGACCTCTCTGGCTCCAGGCTCCAAAGTCGTCAGTGACTATCTGGCCGCCGCCGATCTGCAGAAACCCCTCGATGCCCTCGGCTTTCAGCTGGTGGGCTACGGCTGTACCACCTGTATCGGCAATTCGGGCCCTCTCGACGAGCCTATCGCCGCCGCCGTGCGCGAACAGGACCTGACGGTCTGTGCGGTTCTCTCCGGCAACCGCAATTTCGAGGGGCGCATTCATCCCCAGGTCAAGGCCAGCTGGCTGGCCTCGCCTCCTTTGGTGGTGGCCTACGCCCTGGCCGGTACCATGCGCATTGACCTGTCGAAAGAACCCCTGGGGGAGGACAGGGACGGCCAGCCCGTCTATCTCGGGGATATCTGGCCGACGGCCGCTGAGGTCGCCCGGGCGGTAGAGAAGGTGACCGCCGAGATGTTTCATCAGGAATATGCCGACGTTTTCCGCGGCGAGGAAAGCTGGCGCACCCTGCCGGTGCCGGAAGGCAAAACCTTTGCCTGGGACCCTGATTCCACCTACGTCAAGGAGCCGCCCTTCTTTCTGGATGTGGAGCAGGAGCATGGGGAGGCGGCCTTCGCCGGCGCCCGTATTCTGGCGCTGCTTGGCGACACTATCACCACCGACCACATCTCGCCCGCCGGCAGTATCCGGGCCGACAGTCCCGCCGGCGAATACCTGCAGCAACACGGGGTCAAGGCGGCCGATTTCAACTCCTACGGATCGCGACGCGGCAATCATGAGGTCATGATGCGCGGCACCTTTGCCAATATCCGCCTGCGCAACGAGATGGTTCCGCAACGCGAAGGGGGCTACACCCGCCATATCCCCAGCGGCGAGGAGATGAGCCTCTACGACGCGGCCATGCGCTACGGCGAAGAAGGCACGCCCCTGGTCATCATCGCCGGCGCCGAGTACGGCACCGGCTCCAGCCGCGACTGGGCCGCCAAGGGGAGCCGGCTGCTCGGCATCAGGGCGATCATCGCTGAAAGTTTCGAGCGCATTCACCGCTCCAACCTCGTCGGCATGGGGGTGCTCCCCCTGCAGTTCGAGCCAGGCGTCACCCGGGTGACCCTCGGCCTTGACGGCAGCGAACAGGTCGACCTGCTGCCGCCGGCTGGGGACCTGCGGCCGGGCATGACCCTGCAGCTGGTCATCCGCCGTCAGGACGGGGGGCAGCAGGAGGTGGCGGTGCGCTGTCGCATCGATACCGCCGACGAGATCGCCTACTTTCACAGCGGCGGCATTCTTCATCATGTGCTGCGACGTCTGCTGAAGACCTCTTGA
- the pnpS gene encoding two-component system histidine kinase PnpS, with the protein MMRPKRLLWQFYVPCLVIILLSLLVLTWYFSSTLRSSYLKQAEEDLMARARLVTVQVKGLFAVFQSPYLEALVAELGQDAATRITLIMPSGVVLADSEEEAARMENHAGRPEIVAAMQGRTGRSVRFSHTIQQDMMYVALPVAENGAITGVVRTAMAITALDETLDTLLRRVILGGLAAAVLAALLSLLVSRRISQPLEMMKQGAERFSQGELQQPLVVRGSAEVRSLAEAMNKMAAQLDERIRTVLRQRNEQEAVLASMVEGVLAVDAEERILRLNRAAEKLLALDSEKVQGSRIQEVVRKADLQRFIAQALSSPEAVEGDIVFHGEPERFLQAHGTALRGSQGQRIGVLIVLNDVTRLRRLETMRRDFVANVSHELKTPITAIKGFVETLLDGALNQPEDAQRFLTIVSKQADRLNAIIDDLLDLSRLEQGAERQQIDLQPEGVDEVVRSAIQSCEVQAQERGIQVEQAVADNLRAHLNPPLIEQALVNLISNAIKYSPEGSRVRVEGTQGDEGVVIRVIDQGCGIAREHLPRLFERFYRVDKARSRQQGGTGLGLAIVKHIVQTHGGRVTVESVPGKGSTFSIILPAEP; encoded by the coding sequence ATGATGCGTCCCAAGCGGCTGCTCTGGCAGTTCTATGTTCCCTGTCTGGTCATCATTCTTCTCTCCCTGCTGGTGCTGACCTGGTATTTTTCCTCCACCCTGCGTTCATCCTACCTCAAACAGGCGGAAGAAGACCTGATGGCCCGGGCGCGCCTGGTCACCGTCCAGGTCAAAGGGCTTTTCGCCGTCTTCCAGTCTCCCTATCTCGAAGCGCTGGTCGCTGAATTGGGGCAGGACGCGGCGACGCGAATCACCCTCATTATGCCCTCGGGTGTGGTGTTGGCCGACTCGGAGGAAGAAGCAGCCCGGATGGAAAACCATGCGGGTCGGCCGGAAATTGTGGCCGCGATGCAGGGGCGCACCGGCCGCTCGGTCCGTTTCAGCCATACCATCCAGCAGGACATGATGTACGTTGCCCTGCCGGTGGCGGAGAACGGCGCCATCACCGGCGTGGTGCGGACCGCCATGGCGATCACGGCCCTGGATGAAACCCTCGATACGCTGTTGCGCCGGGTCATTTTGGGCGGTTTGGCGGCGGCTGTGCTGGCGGCCCTGCTGAGCCTGCTCGTCTCCCGCCGCATCAGTCAACCTCTGGAGATGATGAAACAGGGGGCCGAGCGCTTTTCCCAGGGCGAGCTGCAGCAGCCGCTGGTCGTGCGAGGTTCGGCGGAAGTGCGCAGCCTGGCCGAAGCGATGAACAAGATGGCCGCCCAGCTCGACGAGCGAATCCGTACGGTGCTGCGCCAGCGCAACGAGCAGGAGGCGGTGCTGGCCAGCATGGTGGAAGGGGTGCTGGCGGTGGATGCCGAGGAGCGCATCCTGCGCCTGAACCGGGCGGCGGAAAAGTTGCTGGCGCTCGACTCCGAAAAGGTGCAGGGGAGCCGCATCCAGGAAGTGGTGCGCAAGGCCGATCTGCAGCGCTTCATCGCCCAGGCGCTGTCCAGCCCGGAGGCGGTGGAAGGGGATATCGTCTTTCACGGCGAGCCCGAACGTTTTCTGCAGGCCCACGGTACTGCCCTGCGCGGCTCCCAGGGGCAGCGCATCGGCGTGCTGATTGTCCTCAATGACGTGACCCGCCTGCGGCGCCTGGAGACCATGCGCCGGGATTTCGTCGCCAACGTCTCCCACGAACTGAAGACGCCGATCACGGCCATCAAGGGGTTCGTCGAGACCCTTCTCGATGGCGCCCTCAACCAGCCGGAAGACGCCCAGCGTTTTTTGACCATTGTCAGCAAGCAGGCCGACCGTCTCAATGCCATCATTGATGATCTGCTCGATCTTTCCCGCCTTGAACAGGGTGCCGAGCGGCAGCAGATCGACCTGCAGCCGGAGGGGGTGGACGAGGTGGTGCGGTCGGCCATCCAGTCCTGCGAGGTGCAGGCGCAGGAGCGGGGGATCCAGGTGGAGCAGGCGGTGGCCGATAACCTGCGGGCCCATCTCAATCCACCACTGATCGAGCAGGCTCTGGTCAATCTCATCAGCAACGCGATCAAATATTCCCCCGAAGGCAGCCGGGTGCGGGTCGAAGGGACGCAGGGCGACGAAGGCGTTGTCATCCGCGTCATCGATCAGGGCTGCGGCATCGCCCGCGAACATCTGCCCCGTCTGTTCGAACGCTTCTACCGGGTCGACAAGGCCCGCAGCCGCCAGCAGGGCGGCACCGGGCTGGGCCTGGCCATCGTCAAACACATCGTGCAAACCCATGGTGGCCGCGTCACTGTGGAAAGTGTTCCGGGTAAAGGCAGCACCTTCTCCATCATCCTTCCCGCCGAACCCTGA
- a CDS encoding response regulator has product MSKERILVIEDEEDILALIHYNLAKEGYQVAGAISGEEGLQRARQEPFDLVVLDLMLPGLDGLEVCRALKNDPALAPIPIIMTTAKGEESDVVLGLEMGADDYVTKPFSPKILLARIKAVLRRRSEGEPAAAEEVLRLGELVIHPGRNEVLVGGEPVELTFTEFRVLHFLASRPGWVFTRYQIVNAVRGDDYSVTDRAVDVQIVGLRKKLGPCGKSIETVRGVGYRFKA; this is encoded by the coding sequence ATGAGCAAAGAGCGCATTCTGGTCATCGAGGACGAAGAGGATATTCTGGCCCTGATCCATTACAACCTGGCCAAGGAAGGCTACCAGGTCGCTGGCGCCATCAGCGGGGAAGAAGGACTGCAGAGGGCGAGACAGGAACCCTTCGACCTGGTGGTTCTCGACCTGATGCTGCCGGGGCTTGACGGCCTGGAGGTCTGTCGGGCGCTGAAGAACGACCCGGCCCTGGCCCCGATTCCGATCATCATGACCACGGCCAAAGGGGAGGAATCTGACGTGGTGCTGGGCCTGGAGATGGGCGCCGACGATTATGTCACCAAGCCTTTTTCGCCCAAAATTCTGCTGGCCCGCATCAAGGCGGTGCTGCGGCGCCGCAGCGAGGGGGAGCCCGCCGCGGCGGAAGAGGTCCTGCGGTTGGGCGAGCTGGTCATCCACCCCGGCCGCAACGAGGTGCTGGTCGGCGGTGAGCCCGTCGAACTGACCTTCACGGAGTTTCGCGTCCTGCACTTTCTGGCCAGTCGTCCCGGCTGGGTCTTCACCCGCTATCAGATTGTCAACGCGGTGCGCGGGGACGACTACTCGGTGACCGACCGGGCGGTGGACGTCCAGATCGTCGGGCTTCGTAAAAAGCTGGGTCCCTGCGGCAAGTCCATCGAAACAGTGCGCGGCGTCGGCTACCGCTTCAAGGCCTGA
- a CDS encoding glucose 1-dehydrogenase, with the protein MSLAGKNVLITGGAQGIGRGLAERFLAEGARVMIADIDDDAGRETEQELQAAGEVRFFRADVASEEEVGRLVAQTLHIFGGLDVLINNAGIMIRRPLTELSLAEWKRVLAVNLSGAFLCARACAPALRQTKGALLNIASTRALMSEADTESYAASKGGLLALTHALAVSLGPEIRVNCISPGWIDVSGWAKKSDRAQEELSEADHAQHPAGRVGTPQDIASLAVFLCRSENSFITGQNFVVDGGMTRKMIYVE; encoded by the coding sequence ATGAGTCTCGCAGGGAAAAACGTCCTGATCACCGGTGGAGCCCAGGGGATCGGCCGCGGTCTGGCCGAGCGCTTTCTGGCCGAGGGGGCCCGGGTGATGATCGCCGATATCGACGATGACGCCGGTCGGGAGACTGAACAGGAACTGCAGGCGGCGGGGGAGGTGCGATTTTTCCGCGCCGATGTGGCTTCGGAAGAGGAGGTCGGCCGCCTGGTCGCGCAGACGCTGCACATCTTTGGCGGTCTGGACGTGCTGATCAACAACGCCGGCATCATGATCCGCCGGCCCCTGACGGAGCTGAGCCTGGCGGAATGGAAGCGGGTCCTGGCCGTCAACCTGAGCGGCGCTTTCCTCTGCGCCCGCGCCTGCGCCCCCGCCCTGCGCCAAACCAAAGGTGCCCTGCTCAATATCGCCTCCACCCGGGCCCTGATGTCCGAGGCCGACACGGAAAGCTACGCGGCTTCCAAGGGGGGGCTGCTCGCTCTCACCCACGCCCTCGCCGTCAGTCTCGGGCCGGAGATACGGGTGAACTGTATCAGTCCGGGCTGGATCGACGTGTCCGGTTGGGCCAAAAAATCCGACCGGGCTCAGGAAGAGCTGAGCGAGGCCGATCACGCCCAGCATCCGGCCGGGCGCGTGGGAACCCCGCAGGACATCGCCTCGCTGGCCGTTTTTCTCTGCCGCTCCGAAAACAGCTTCATCACCGGGCAAAATTTTGTGGTAGACGGTGGCATGACGCGCAAAATGATTTACGTCGAGTAA
- a CDS encoding thioredoxin family protein, with the protein MAGKFRFWQGLLVVLLASLQLSPGGAPKPAAGAETQTLILHYYWAANCPHCAEAKPFLAELTAAYPGLSLVEYEVWSNREHFNRLVALAEQFGSGTVSTPAFHIEDRLWFGFSAETAREIEAFVARRLGPEAPAPVASAGEDYALRLPLLGAVDGESHSLLLITLVLGLLDSFNPCAFFVLFFLLSLLVHAHSRRWMLLVGGSFVFCSGLIYFLFMAAWLNLFLLAGHLPWITVTAGLVALGVAAINIKDFFWFKQGVSLSIPEEAKPKLFTRMRALLGQRQLGPVLMATLVLAVAANTYELLCTAGFPMVYTRLLTLRPLTTWQYYGYLVLYNLVYILPLLTITLVFTWTLGSRKLSQWEGRVLKLLSGVMMLLLGGVLLLHPAWLNNPAAAGGMLAIAIGATAGVVVVYRRLYPQGKND; encoded by the coding sequence ATGGCAGGGAAATTTCGATTCTGGCAGGGCTTGTTGGTGGTGCTGCTGGCGAGTCTGCAGCTGTCGCCGGGGGGAGCGCCGAAGCCGGCCGCAGGGGCCGAGACGCAGACCCTCATCCTGCACTACTACTGGGCGGCCAACTGCCCGCATTGCGCCGAAGCCAAGCCTTTTCTGGCGGAATTGACGGCGGCCTACCCCGGTCTGAGCCTGGTCGAGTACGAAGTCTGGAGCAACCGGGAACATTTCAATCGCCTGGTTGCCCTGGCCGAGCAGTTCGGCAGCGGCACCGTCAGCACCCCGGCCTTTCACATCGAGGACCGTTTGTGGTTCGGCTTTTCGGCGGAGACAGCCCGTGAGATCGAAGCCTTTGTGGCCCGGCGGCTGGGGCCGGAAGCGCCGGCGCCGGTCGCGTCCGCCGGGGAGGATTACGCCCTTCGCCTCCCCCTGCTGGGGGCGGTCGACGGCGAAAGTCATTCTCTGCTGTTGATTACCCTGGTTCTCGGCCTGCTCGACAGTTTCAATCCCTGCGCCTTTTTCGTCCTCTTCTTTTTGCTCAGCCTGCTGGTGCACGCGCATTCGCGCCGCTGGATGCTGCTGGTGGGCGGTTCCTTTGTCTTTTGCTCGGGGCTGATCTATTTTCTGTTCATGGCCGCCTGGCTGAATCTCTTCCTGCTGGCGGGCCATCTGCCCTGGATTACGGTGACGGCCGGGCTGGTGGCCCTGGGGGTGGCCGCCATCAACATCAAGGACTTCTTCTGGTTTAAACAGGGGGTGAGCCTGTCCATCCCCGAGGAGGCCAAGCCGAAGCTCTTCACCCGCATGCGCGCCCTGCTCGGCCAGCGACAGCTCGGCCCCGTGCTGATGGCCACTCTGGTGCTGGCCGTGGCGGCCAATACCTATGAACTGCTGTGTACCGCCGGTTTCCCCATGGTCTATACCCGGCTGCTGACCTTGCGTCCGCTGACCACCTGGCAGTATTATGGCTACCTTGTCCTCTACAACCTCGTCTACATCCTGCCGCTGTTGACCATCACCCTGGTCTTTACCTGGACGCTGGGTTCCCGCAAACTCAGCCAGTGGGAGGGCCGGGTGCTCAAGCTGCTGTCGGGGGTGATGATGCTGCTTTTGGGCGGCGTACTGCTGCTCCACCCGGCCTGGCTCAACAATCCGGCTGCCGCCGGCGGGATGCTGGCGATAGCCATCGGGGCGACGGCTGGGGTCGTGGTTGTCTATCGCCGCCTTTATCCACAGGGTAAAAACGATTGA